A single genomic interval of Macaca nemestrina isolate mMacNem1 chromosome 14, mMacNem.hap1, whole genome shotgun sequence harbors:
- the LOC105498887 gene encoding zinc finger protein 169 isoform X1, with translation MAPGLLTTREEALMAFRDVAVAFTQKEWKLLSSAQRTLYREVMLENYSHLVSLGIAFSKPKLIEQLEQGNEPWREENEHLLDLCPAEPRTEFQPSLPHLVAFSSSQLLRPYALSGHPTQIFPSSSAGSDFQLEAPRCSSEKGESGETEGPDTSLRKRPSRISRTFFSPHQGDPVEWLEGNTQGGIDLRLAQRMSPGGSDTMLKGVDTSESGAVIRGNYRLGLSKKSSLFSHQKHHVCPECGRGFCQRSDLIKHQRTHTGEKPYLCPECGRQFSQKASLSIHQRKHSGEKPYVCRECGRHFRYTSSLTNHKRIHSGERPFVCQECGRGFRQKIALILHQRTHLEEKPFVCPECGRGFCQKASLLQHQSSHTGERPFLCLECGRGFRQQSLLLSHQVTHSGEKPYVCAECGHSFRQKVTLIRHQRTHTGEKPYLCPQCGRGFSQKVTLIGHQRTHTGEKPYLCPDCGRGFGQKVTLIRHQRTHTGEKPYLCPECGRAFGFKSLLTRHQRTHSEEELYVDRVCGQGLGQKSHLISDRRTHSGEKPCVCDECGRGFGFKSALIRHQRTHSGEKPYVCRECGRGFSQKSHLHRHRRTKSGHQLLPQEIF, from the exons GCATTGATGGCCTTCCGGGATGTGGCTGTGGCCTTCACCCAGAAGGAGTGGAAGCTATTGAGTTCTGCTCAGAGGACCCTGTACAGGGAGGTGATGCTGGAGAACTACAGCCATCTGGTCTCCCTGG GAATTGCATTTTCCAAACCAAAACTCATCGAACAGCTGGAGCAAGGGAACGAACCTTGGAGAGAGGAGAACGAACATCTTCTGGACCTTTGTCCAG CAGAGCCTAGGACAGAATTCCAGCCCAGTCTTCCCCACCTGGTGGCCTTTTCTAGCTCACAGCTCCTCAGACCATATGCACTAAGTGGTCATCCCACACAGATCTTCCCAAGCTCATCTGCAGGAAGTGACTTCCAACTAGAAGCTCCAAGATGCTCTAGTGAAAAAGGAGAAAGTGGAGAGACAGAAGGCCCCGACACCTCATTAAGAAAGAGGCCAAGCAGAATTTCTAGGACATTCTTCAGCCCACATCAAGGTGACCCAGTAGAATGGTTGGAAGGGAACACACAAGGAGGAATAGACCTTCGCCTGGCCCAGAGGATGAGTCCTGGGGGGTCAGACACAATGTTGAAGGGAGTAGACACCTCAGAATCTGGAGCAGTCATACGTGGAAACTATAGACTGGGACTTAGCAAAAAGTCAAGCCTGTTCAGCCACCAGAAGCATCATGTGTGCCCTGAATGTGGGAGAGGCTTTTGCCAGAGATCAGACCTTATCAAGCACCAGAGGACACACACCGGGGAGAAGCCATACCTGTGTCCAGAGTGTGGGCGTCAGTTTAGCCAGAAGGCCTCCCTCTCCATACACCAGAGGAAGCACTCGGGGGAGAAGCCGTATGTGTGCAGGGAATGTGGGCGACACTTCAGGTATACATCCTCCCTCACTAATCACAAGAGGATTCACTCCGGGGAGAGGCCCTTTGTATGTCAGGAGTGTGGGCGAGGCTTTCGCCAGAAGATAGCCCTCATTCTACACCAGAGGACACACTTGGAGGAGAAGCCCTTTGTGTGTCCCGAGTGTGGGAGAGGCTTTTGCCAGAAGGCATCCCTCCTCCAGCACCAGAGCTCACACACAGGCGAGAGGCCCTTCCTGTGCCTCGAGTGTGGGCGTGGCTTCAGGCAGCAGTCACTCCTCCTTAGTCACCAGGTCACACACTCAGGGGAGAAGCCTTATGTCTGTGCCGAGTGTGGGCACAGCTTTCGCCAGAAGGTCACTCTCATCAGGCACCAGAGGACACACACAGGGGAGAAGCCTTACCTGTGCCCCCAGTGTGGGCGGGGTTTCAGCCAGAAGGTCACCCTCATTGGACACCAGAGGACACACACAGGGGAGAAGCCCTACCTGTGCCCTGATTGTGGGCGTGGCTTTGGTCAGAAGGTCACCCTCATCAGACACCAGAGGACACACACCGGGGAGAAGCCTTATCTGTGCCCCGAGTGTGGGCGCGCCTTTGGCTTTAAGTCGCTCCTCACCCGACACCAGAGGACACACTCAGAGGAGGAGCTTTATGTTGACAGGGTGTGTGGGCAAGGACTTGGCCAGAAGTCACACCTTATCTCTGACCGAAGGACACACTCGGGAGAAAAGCCCTGCGTCTGCGATGAATGTGGGCGCGGCTTCGGCTTTAAGTCTGCCCTCATCCGGCATCAGCGGACCCATTCTGGGGAAAAGCCGTATGTCTGCAGGGAGTGTGGACGTGGCTTTAGCCAGAAGTCTCACTTACATAGACATAGGAGGACCAAGTCTGGTCATCAGCTCCTACCCCAAGAGATCTTTTGA
- the LOC105498887 gene encoding zinc finger protein 169 isoform X2, whose product MAPGLLTTREEALMAFRDVAVAFTQKEWKLLSSAQRTLYREVMLENYSHLVSLGIAFSKPKLIEQLEQGNEPWREENEHLLDLCPEPRTEFQPSLPHLVAFSSSQLLRPYALSGHPTQIFPSSSAGSDFQLEAPRCSSEKGESGETEGPDTSLRKRPSRISRTFFSPHQGDPVEWLEGNTQGGIDLRLAQRMSPGGSDTMLKGVDTSESGAVIRGNYRLGLSKKSSLFSHQKHHVCPECGRGFCQRSDLIKHQRTHTGEKPYLCPECGRQFSQKASLSIHQRKHSGEKPYVCRECGRHFRYTSSLTNHKRIHSGERPFVCQECGRGFRQKIALILHQRTHLEEKPFVCPECGRGFCQKASLLQHQSSHTGERPFLCLECGRGFRQQSLLLSHQVTHSGEKPYVCAECGHSFRQKVTLIRHQRTHTGEKPYLCPQCGRGFSQKVTLIGHQRTHTGEKPYLCPDCGRGFGQKVTLIRHQRTHTGEKPYLCPECGRAFGFKSLLTRHQRTHSEEELYVDRVCGQGLGQKSHLISDRRTHSGEKPCVCDECGRGFGFKSALIRHQRTHSGEKPYVCRECGRGFSQKSHLHRHRRTKSGHQLLPQEIF is encoded by the exons GCATTGATGGCCTTCCGGGATGTGGCTGTGGCCTTCACCCAGAAGGAGTGGAAGCTATTGAGTTCTGCTCAGAGGACCCTGTACAGGGAGGTGATGCTGGAGAACTACAGCCATCTGGTCTCCCTGG GAATTGCATTTTCCAAACCAAAACTCATCGAACAGCTGGAGCAAGGGAACGAACCTTGGAGAGAGGAGAACGAACATCTTCTGGACCTTTGTCCAG AGCCTAGGACAGAATTCCAGCCCAGTCTTCCCCACCTGGTGGCCTTTTCTAGCTCACAGCTCCTCAGACCATATGCACTAAGTGGTCATCCCACACAGATCTTCCCAAGCTCATCTGCAGGAAGTGACTTCCAACTAGAAGCTCCAAGATGCTCTAGTGAAAAAGGAGAAAGTGGAGAGACAGAAGGCCCCGACACCTCATTAAGAAAGAGGCCAAGCAGAATTTCTAGGACATTCTTCAGCCCACATCAAGGTGACCCAGTAGAATGGTTGGAAGGGAACACACAAGGAGGAATAGACCTTCGCCTGGCCCAGAGGATGAGTCCTGGGGGGTCAGACACAATGTTGAAGGGAGTAGACACCTCAGAATCTGGAGCAGTCATACGTGGAAACTATAGACTGGGACTTAGCAAAAAGTCAAGCCTGTTCAGCCACCAGAAGCATCATGTGTGCCCTGAATGTGGGAGAGGCTTTTGCCAGAGATCAGACCTTATCAAGCACCAGAGGACACACACCGGGGAGAAGCCATACCTGTGTCCAGAGTGTGGGCGTCAGTTTAGCCAGAAGGCCTCCCTCTCCATACACCAGAGGAAGCACTCGGGGGAGAAGCCGTATGTGTGCAGGGAATGTGGGCGACACTTCAGGTATACATCCTCCCTCACTAATCACAAGAGGATTCACTCCGGGGAGAGGCCCTTTGTATGTCAGGAGTGTGGGCGAGGCTTTCGCCAGAAGATAGCCCTCATTCTACACCAGAGGACACACTTGGAGGAGAAGCCCTTTGTGTGTCCCGAGTGTGGGAGAGGCTTTTGCCAGAAGGCATCCCTCCTCCAGCACCAGAGCTCACACACAGGCGAGAGGCCCTTCCTGTGCCTCGAGTGTGGGCGTGGCTTCAGGCAGCAGTCACTCCTCCTTAGTCACCAGGTCACACACTCAGGGGAGAAGCCTTATGTCTGTGCCGAGTGTGGGCACAGCTTTCGCCAGAAGGTCACTCTCATCAGGCACCAGAGGACACACACAGGGGAGAAGCCTTACCTGTGCCCCCAGTGTGGGCGGGGTTTCAGCCAGAAGGTCACCCTCATTGGACACCAGAGGACACACACAGGGGAGAAGCCCTACCTGTGCCCTGATTGTGGGCGTGGCTTTGGTCAGAAGGTCACCCTCATCAGACACCAGAGGACACACACCGGGGAGAAGCCTTATCTGTGCCCCGAGTGTGGGCGCGCCTTTGGCTTTAAGTCGCTCCTCACCCGACACCAGAGGACACACTCAGAGGAGGAGCTTTATGTTGACAGGGTGTGTGGGCAAGGACTTGGCCAGAAGTCACACCTTATCTCTGACCGAAGGACACACTCGGGAGAAAAGCCCTGCGTCTGCGATGAATGTGGGCGCGGCTTCGGCTTTAAGTCTGCCCTCATCCGGCATCAGCGGACCCATTCTGGGGAAAAGCCGTATGTCTGCAGGGAGTGTGGACGTGGCTTTAGCCAGAAGTCTCACTTACATAGACATAGGAGGACCAAGTCTGGTCATCAGCTCCTACCCCAAGAGATCTTTTGA